The following coding sequences lie in one Amycolatopsis cihanbeyliensis genomic window:
- a CDS encoding transglycosylase family protein: MTYRGKHRKPSAASRHIARVAVAGLAVGAPLAIAATPAQAESVNWDAIAQCESGGNWSINTGNGYSGGLQFKDSTWKAYGGSGSAHNASRQEQIRVAERVLDGQGIGAWPVCGKRSGSTASYQGSNTQGSSAKAEQRSSSSGSSSAKKQSSKPAPRQQAPAPLTGTAKSNPEGDYTVTSGDTLTSIAKEHDIEGGYQKLHELNKEFISNPDYIVVGQKIATK; encoded by the coding sequence ATGACTTACCGTGGTAAACACCGCAAACCGTCCGCCGCTTCCCGTCACATCGCCCGTGTGGCCGTCGCGGGCCTGGCGGTAGGCGCCCCGTTGGCGATCGCTGCGACCCCCGCGCAGGCCGAGAGCGTCAACTGGGATGCCATCGCGCAGTGTGAGAGCGGCGGCAACTGGAGCATCAACACCGGCAACGGTTACTCCGGTGGCCTCCAGTTCAAGGACAGCACCTGGAAGGCCTACGGCGGCAGTGGCAGTGCGCACAACGCCTCCCGCCAGGAGCAGATCCGCGTCGCCGAGCGTGTCCTGGACGGCCAGGGCATCGGCGCGTGGCCGGTCTGCGGCAAGCGCTCCGGCTCCACCGCGAGCTACCAGGGCAGCAACACGCAGGGCTCCTCGGCCAAGGCCGAGCAGCGCAGCAGCAGCTCCGGCTCCAGCTCCGCCAAGAAGCAGTCCTCGAAGCCCGCCCCGCGGCAGCAGGCTCCGGCCCCGCTTACCGGGACGGCCAAGTCCAACCCGGAGGGTGACTACACCGTTACCAGTGGCGACACGCTGACCAGCATCGCCAAGGAGCACGACATCGAGGGCGGCTACCAGAAGCTGCACGAGCTGAACAAGGAGTTCATCTCCAACCCCGACTACATCGTGGTCGGCCAGAAGATCGCCACCAAGTGA
- a CDS encoding molybdenum cofactor biosynthesis protein MoaE, whose translation MKRTARVIVASNRAATGVYADRTGPVIAKWLSERSYAVPEPLVVADGEPVAAALRDCLEREPQVIITTGGTGVAPTDRTPEATAPLLDYELPGVADAVRAAGSDKVPTAILSRGLAGVAGRTVVVNLPGSRGGVQDGLEVLAEVLEHAVDQLAGGDHAVHGSGGPDEPEPAGAPVRVALAAVTEATLSVDEHAAMVEDPAAGAVVTFGGVVRDHDEGRAVTSLYYEGHPSAGDVLARVVSEVAGRRQGLRAVAVSHRLGALQVGDVALACAVAGDHRAEAFAACAELVDEVKARLPVWKHQRFTDGSDEWVNSP comes from the coding sequence ATGAAGAGGACGGCGCGCGTGATCGTCGCGTCCAACCGGGCCGCCACCGGTGTCTACGCCGACCGGACCGGTCCGGTGATCGCGAAATGGCTCAGCGAGCGCTCCTACGCGGTTCCCGAGCCGCTGGTGGTGGCGGACGGCGAGCCGGTGGCCGCGGCGCTGCGGGACTGCCTCGAGCGGGAGCCGCAGGTCATCATCACCACCGGGGGAACAGGGGTGGCGCCGACCGACCGCACGCCGGAGGCGACCGCGCCGCTGCTGGACTACGAACTGCCGGGGGTGGCCGACGCCGTGCGCGCGGCGGGCAGCGACAAGGTGCCCACCGCCATACTGTCCCGCGGTCTTGCCGGGGTCGCCGGCCGGACCGTGGTGGTCAACCTGCCCGGCTCCCGGGGCGGGGTGCAGGACGGGCTCGAGGTGCTGGCCGAGGTGCTCGAGCACGCGGTGGACCAACTCGCCGGGGGCGACCACGCCGTGCATGGCTCGGGCGGGCCCGACGAACCGGAGCCCGCGGGGGCCCCGGTCCGGGTCGCGCTGGCCGCGGTGACCGAGGCGACCCTGTCCGTGGACGAGCACGCGGCCATGGTGGAGGACCCCGCCGCGGGCGCCGTGGTGACCTTCGGCGGGGTGGTACGGGATCACGACGAGGGCCGCGCGGTCACCTCGCTCTACTACGAGGGCCACCCGAGCGCGGGCGACGTGCTGGCCAGGGTGGTCTCCGAGGTCGCCGGCCGCAGGCAGGGCCTGCGCGCGGTGGCCGTGAGCCACCGGCTCGGCGCGCTCCAGGTCGGTGACGTGGCGCTGGCCTGCGCGGTCGCCGGAGACCACCGCGCCGAGGCGTTCGCCGCCTGCGCCGAACTCGTGGACGAGGTCAAGGCACGGCTGCCGGTGTGGAAGCACCAGCGCTTCACCGACGGCAGCGACGAATGGGTCAACTCCCCCTGA
- the moaC gene encoding cyclic pyranopterin monophosphate synthase MoaC has product MAELSHLDDEGAARMVDVSGKEATARTAVASGVLRTTAEVIGLLAEGGLAKGDALATARIAGIMGAKHTPDLIPLCHSIALSGVDVDFTLGERAVEIRATARTTDRTGVEMEALTAVAVAGLTVHDMIKAVDPAATLDGVRLESKDGGKAGPWRRPEGDER; this is encoded by the coding sequence ATGGCAGAACTGAGTCACCTCGACGACGAGGGTGCGGCCCGGATGGTCGACGTGTCGGGCAAGGAGGCCACCGCGCGGACCGCGGTCGCCAGTGGCGTGCTGCGGACCACGGCGGAGGTGATCGGCCTGCTCGCCGAGGGCGGTCTTGCCAAGGGCGACGCCCTCGCGACGGCCCGGATCGCGGGCATCATGGGTGCCAAGCACACGCCGGACCTGATCCCGCTGTGCCACTCGATCGCCCTTTCCGGGGTGGACGTGGACTTCACACTGGGCGAGCGAGCGGTGGAGATCCGGGCGACGGCGCGTACCACCGATCGCACGGGGGTGGAGATGGAGGCGCTGACCGCCGTGGCCGTGGCCGGCCTGACGGTGCACGACATGATCAAGGCGGTCGACCCGGCCGCCACGCTGGACGGGGTGCGGCTGGAGAGCAAGGACGGCGGCAAGGCGGGCCCCTGGCGGCGTCCGGAAGGGGATGAGCGATGA
- a CDS encoding helix-turn-helix domain-containing protein — protein sequence MSDPLSASLAATVHAARLARNLSAGALAERSGVSRAMIGKIERGAAQPTAALLGRLSGALGLTLSELIARAEGTEGDRLMRAADQPTWTDPDSGYRRRAVSPPAGGPLELVEVELPPGAEVRYGAEAYVFKYQQLWILRGHLRFQEGEVVHELEAGDCLQLGPPAPTSFGNPATEPCRYLVALAKRSPWPDL from the coding sequence ATGTCGGATCCACTCTCCGCCTCGCTGGCGGCGACCGTGCACGCCGCCCGGCTCGCCCGCAATCTCTCCGCCGGGGCGCTTGCCGAGCGTTCCGGGGTCTCCAGGGCGATGATCGGCAAGATCGAACGCGGCGCGGCGCAGCCGACGGCCGCGCTGCTCGGTCGGCTCTCCGGAGCCCTCGGCCTGACACTGTCCGAGCTCATCGCCCGCGCCGAGGGCACCGAGGGCGACCGGTTGATGCGCGCCGCGGACCAGCCCACCTGGACCGACCCGGACAGCGGTTACCGGCGCCGCGCGGTGTCCCCGCCCGCGGGCGGCCCGCTCGAGCTGGTCGAGGTGGAGCTGCCGCCGGGCGCGGAGGTCCGCTACGGCGCCGAGGCCTATGTCTTCAAGTACCAGCAGCTCTGGATCCTGCGCGGCCACCTGCGTTTCCAGGAGGGCGAGGTGGTGCACGAGCTCGAAGCGGGCGACTGCCTCCAGCTCGGCCCGCCGGCCCCGACCTCGTTCGGAAACCCGGCCACCGAGCCCTGCCGGTACCTGGTCGCACTGGCCAAGCGTTCACCATGGCCGGACCTCTAG
- a CDS encoding GNAT family N-acetyltransferase, protein MDAGSWKIRDASARDAEACAAIYAPYVTDTAISFESEPPSVAEMAERIAAATRTHAWLVLEHAGTIVGYAYGGPFKSRAAYRWSCEVSVYLDAGRRRAGGGRALYRALLDRLAERGFRTAVAGMTLPNEASTGLHHAMGFEPVGTCRRIGWKHGAWRDVAWMQRSLTPSEEPPVELR, encoded by the coding sequence ATGGACGCCGGAAGTTGGAAGATCCGCGACGCCTCCGCCCGGGACGCCGAGGCCTGCGCGGCGATCTACGCCCCCTATGTCACCGATACCGCGATCTCGTTCGAGAGCGAGCCGCCCTCGGTCGCCGAGATGGCCGAACGCATCGCGGCCGCGACCCGCACGCATGCCTGGCTGGTGTTGGAGCACGCGGGCACGATCGTCGGATACGCCTACGGTGGCCCGTTCAAGTCCCGCGCGGCCTACCGCTGGTCCTGCGAGGTCAGCGTCTACCTCGACGCGGGGCGGCGGCGTGCCGGCGGGGGCCGCGCGCTCTACCGGGCGCTGCTCGACCGCCTGGCGGAGCGCGGTTTTCGCACCGCCGTCGCCGGGATGACCCTGCCGAACGAGGCGAGCACGGGCCTGCATCACGCGATGGGCTTCGAACCGGTCGGGACCTGCCGGCGGATCGGCTGGAAACACGGCGCCTGGCGCGACGTCGCCTGGATGCAGCGGTCACTGACTCCGAGCGAGGAACCGCCCGTCGAACTCCGGTGA
- a CDS encoding DUF4234 domain-containing protein, which produces MSQNPYEQPAQPMPPDGGLPQAPMPGPTGPAHQEPVASGIAMKQRHPVTVWLLWPLITLGIYHLVWYYKIHKEMAEFDRRRAVPVAGPMLVLLLLGWTVIAPLVSYYNCGNRIRNAQRAAGLHASCSPGIGTLLMIVFGLGILYYQIELNKIASSYGVPEGQQVPLWV; this is translated from the coding sequence ATGTCCCAGAATCCCTACGAGCAGCCAGCGCAACCGATGCCGCCGGACGGCGGTCTGCCGCAGGCGCCCATGCCCGGCCCCACCGGCCCTGCACACCAGGAACCGGTGGCCTCCGGAATCGCGATGAAGCAGCGGCACCCGGTGACGGTGTGGCTGCTGTGGCCGCTGATCACGCTGGGGATCTACCACCTGGTGTGGTACTACAAGATCCACAAGGAGATGGCCGAGTTCGACCGGCGGCGCGCGGTCCCGGTGGCCGGGCCGATGCTGGTCCTGCTACTGCTCGGCTGGACCGTCATCGCCCCGCTGGTCAGCTACTACAACTGTGGCAACCGGATCCGCAACGCGCAGCGCGCGGCCGGGCTGCACGCGAGTTGCTCGCCGGGAATCGGCACCCTGCTGATGATCGTATTCGGGCTCGGCATTCTCTATTACCAGATCGAACTGAACAAGATCGCCAGCTCCTACGGCGTTCCCGAGGGGCAGCAGGTCCCGCTCTGGGTGTGA
- a CDS encoding NAD-dependent malic enzyme has translation MPVPGPGYSITVRVEAPPSASAAGDLTTAVGKVSGVLTAFDVVESRSDAIVVDITANVSSADHAEDITTALNSLPGVRVRKISDRTFLLHLGGKLEVNPKVALRNRDDLSRAYTPGVARVCQAIAANPEDARRLTIKRNTVAVVTDGSAVLGLGNIGPAAALPVMEGKAALFKKFADVDAWPVCLDTQDTEEIIRIVQALAPVYAGINLEDIAAPRCFEIEARLRERLDIPVFHDDQHGTAIVVVAALRNALRVVGKPIEQCKIVVSGVGAAGSAIIRLLLRKNPGDVVAVDIDGIVHSGRSNLDDNLRWVASKTNSHNVSGTLHEALVGADVFIGVSAPNLFGAEQVRTMADNAVVFALANPDPEIDPLEAQQHAAVVATGRSDYPNQINNVLAFPGVFRGLLDAHAHHIDDEMLLAAANAIADVVDDGRLNASFIVPSVFDSAVAPVVADAVKATVRREAQES, from the coding sequence ATGCCGGTTCCCGGTCCCGGTTATTCGATCACCGTCCGAGTCGAGGCTCCGCCGTCGGCGAGCGCCGCGGGTGACCTGACCACGGCGGTCGGCAAGGTGAGCGGCGTGCTCACGGCGTTCGACGTCGTCGAGTCCCGTTCCGATGCCATCGTCGTGGACATCACCGCGAACGTGTCCTCCGCCGACCACGCGGAGGACATCACCACGGCGCTGAACAGCCTGCCCGGCGTCCGGGTGCGCAAGATCTCCGACCGCACCTTCCTGCTGCACCTCGGCGGCAAGCTGGAGGTGAACCCCAAGGTCGCCCTGCGCAACCGGGACGACCTGTCCCGCGCCTACACTCCCGGGGTGGCCAGGGTCTGCCAGGCCATCGCGGCCAACCCGGAGGACGCCCGCCGGCTCACCATCAAGCGCAACACCGTCGCCGTGGTCACCGACGGCTCGGCCGTGCTCGGCCTCGGCAACATCGGTCCGGCCGCGGCGCTGCCGGTGATGGAGGGCAAGGCGGCGCTGTTCAAGAAGTTCGCCGATGTGGACGCCTGGCCGGTGTGCCTGGACACCCAGGACACCGAGGAGATCATCCGCATCGTGCAGGCGCTCGCCCCGGTGTACGCGGGGATCAACCTGGAGGACATCGCCGCACCGCGCTGTTTCGAGATCGAGGCACGGTTGCGCGAGCGGCTGGACATCCCGGTGTTCCACGACGACCAGCACGGCACCGCGATCGTCGTGGTCGCCGCGCTGCGCAACGCGCTGCGCGTGGTCGGCAAGCCGATCGAGCAGTGCAAGATCGTGGTGAGCGGGGTGGGCGCGGCCGGCTCGGCGATCATCCGGTTGCTGCTGCGGAAGAACCCCGGCGACGTGGTGGCCGTGGACATCGACGGTATCGTCCATTCCGGACGGTCCAACCTGGATGACAACCTGCGCTGGGTGGCTTCGAAAACCAACTCGCACAACGTCTCCGGCACCCTGCACGAGGCGCTGGTCGGTGCGGACGTGTTCATCGGCGTGTCCGCCCCGAACCTCTTCGGTGCCGAGCAGGTGCGGACCATGGCCGACAACGCCGTGGTCTTCGCGCTGGCCAACCCGGACCCGGAGATCGACCCGCTGGAAGCGCAGCAGCACGCCGCCGTCGTGGCCACCGGCCGCAGCGACTACCCGAACCAGATCAACAACGTGCTCGCCTTTCCCGGGGTGTTCCGCGGGCTGCTGGACGCGCACGCCCACCACATCGACGACGAGATGCTGCTGGCCGCCGCCAACGCCATCGCCGATGTGGTGGACGACGGCAGGCTGAACGCGTCGTTCATCGTGCCCAGCGTGTTCGACTCCGCGGTGGCGCCCGTGGTGGCGGACGCGGTCAAGGCCACCGTGCGCAGGGAGGCTCAGGAGAGCTGA
- a CDS encoding helicase-associated domain-containing protein, which translates to MPATSLADWLRSVSDEALATLLRNRRDLATPPPADAGVLATRAGTPGSIARACEDLDTFTLAVLEALLVADADTEPTTRDHLGELLGRQPGPALDRLRARALAWGEDGALRVAPALREVLGSFPAGVGASAPALAAADRAELDGLLEQVGADERALLGKLADGPPVGRTRDAAAEVPLAEAGTPVQRLLARGLLLRRDAETVELPREVAIALRGGRLFTAETLDEPELPITAHERTTVDEAGAGEAMELLRRMESLLLAWSAQPPPVLKSGGLGVRELRRLARDLEVPEPTATLLVELAAGAGLVADSAAGTPEWVPTTLTDSWLASPPAQRWATLAQAWLDLPRLPGLAGQRDAKDKPLVPLAEELRRPQAPVGRRRVLNVLAELPAGAGVDSVEALVRVLAWRAPRRGGRLRDEVVRQTMAEGTALGLVAHGALCTATGALLADDRPGAVEAMVEALPTPVDHILVQADNTVVAPGPLEPDLAAEVAGVAEVESAGHATVYRVTETSVRRALDTGRTAAELHELFATRSATPVPQSLTYLIDDVARRHGRLRGGAAGSFLRCDDEVLVAEVLNSAAAREVELRRIAPTVLISPFPLAEVLDELRKVGFAPAAEGPDGRVMDLRPAGRRIPPNAPRSRPVTTEQAGISQEQLTAVLAHLRAGDRAASSRRGSVTRLPGGGGADTSATLALLSRATREQREVWIGLVDSHGTASQRVVTPVRVGGGVLEGADSERYPLHRITSAALVED; encoded by the coding sequence ATGCCCGCGACCTCACTTGCGGACTGGCTGCGCTCGGTCTCCGACGAGGCGCTGGCCACGCTGCTGCGCAACCGGCGCGACCTGGCTACGCCGCCACCGGCGGACGCAGGCGTGCTCGCGACCCGCGCCGGTACCCCTGGCTCGATCGCCCGCGCCTGCGAGGACCTGGACACCTTCACCCTGGCCGTGCTGGAAGCCCTGCTGGTGGCCGATGCCGATACCGAGCCCACCACCCGCGACCACCTCGGCGAGTTGCTCGGCAGGCAGCCGGGCCCGGCGCTGGACCGGCTGCGGGCGCGGGCACTGGCCTGGGGCGAGGACGGCGCACTGCGGGTCGCCCCGGCCCTGCGCGAGGTACTCGGCTCCTTCCCCGCCGGGGTCGGGGCCTCGGCACCGGCCCTCGCCGCGGCCGATCGCGCCGAGCTGGACGGCCTGCTCGAGCAGGTCGGGGCGGATGAGCGTGCGCTGCTCGGCAAGCTGGCCGACGGGCCGCCGGTCGGCCGCACCAGGGACGCCGCGGCCGAGGTCCCGCTGGCCGAGGCCGGTACCCCGGTGCAGCGCCTGCTGGCCCGCGGGCTGCTGCTGCGCCGCGACGCGGAGACCGTGGAGCTGCCGAGGGAGGTGGCGATCGCCCTGCGCGGTGGGCGGCTGTTCACTGCGGAGACCCTGGACGAGCCGGAGCTGCCGATCACCGCGCACGAGCGCACCACGGTGGACGAGGCGGGCGCGGGCGAGGCCATGGAGCTGCTGCGCCGAATGGAGAGCCTGCTGCTGGCGTGGTCCGCGCAGCCACCGCCGGTGCTGAAGTCCGGCGGGCTCGGCGTGCGGGAGCTGCGCAGGCTGGCCCGCGACCTCGAGGTGCCGGAGCCCACGGCGACGCTGCTGGTCGAGCTGGCCGCGGGCGCCGGGCTGGTCGCCGACAGCGCCGCCGGCACCCCGGAGTGGGTGCCGACCACGCTCACCGACAGCTGGCTGGCCTCCCCGCCCGCCCAACGCTGGGCCACGCTGGCGCAGGCATGGTTGGACCTGCCGCGGCTGCCAGGGCTGGCCGGGCAGCGGGACGCGAAGGACAAGCCGCTGGTCCCGCTCGCCGAGGAGCTGCGCAGGCCGCAGGCGCCGGTGGGGCGGCGCCGGGTGCTGAACGTGCTGGCCGAGCTGCCCGCCGGGGCGGGCGTGGACAGCGTGGAGGCACTGGTGCGGGTGCTCGCCTGGCGCGCCCCGCGCCGCGGCGGCAGGCTGCGGGACGAGGTGGTGCGGCAGACCATGGCCGAGGGCACCGCGCTGGGGCTGGTGGCGCACGGTGCCCTGTGCACCGCCACCGGCGCGCTGCTGGCGGACGACCGGCCCGGCGCGGTGGAGGCGATGGTCGAGGCACTGCCGACGCCGGTGGACCACATCCTGGTGCAGGCGGACAACACGGTGGTCGCGCCGGGACCGCTGGAACCCGACCTGGCCGCCGAGGTGGCGGGCGTCGCCGAGGTGGAGTCGGCGGGGCACGCCACGGTCTACCGGGTCACCGAGACCTCGGTGCGGCGGGCACTGGACACCGGGCGCACCGCGGCCGAGCTGCACGAGCTGTTCGCCACCCGCTCGGCGACGCCCGTCCCGCAGTCGCTCACCTACCTGATCGATGATGTGGCCCGCAGGCACGGCCGGCTACGCGGCGGCGCCGCGGGCTCGTTCCTTCGCTGTGACGACGAGGTACTGGTGGCGGAGGTGCTGAACAGCGCCGCGGCCAGGGAGGTGGAGCTACGCCGGATCGCCCCGACCGTGCTGATCAGCCCGTTCCCGCTGGCCGAGGTGCTGGACGAGCTGCGCAAGGTCGGGTTCGCCCCGGCCGCCGAGGGCCCCGACGGCCGGGTGATGGACCTGCGCCCCGCGGGCAGGCGGATCCCGCCGAACGCGCCCCGGTCCCGCCCGGTGACCACCGAGCAGGCCGGGATCAGCCAGGAACAGCTCACCGCCGTGCTCGCGCACCTGCGCGCCGGTGACCGCGCGGCGAGCAGCAGGCGTGGTTCCGTGACGCGGCTGCCGGGTGGCGGTGGCGCCGACACCTCGGCCACCCTGGCGCTGCTGTCCCGGGCCACCAGGGAACAGCGCGAGGTCTGGATCGGGCTGGTCGACTCGCACGGCACCGCGAGCCAACGGGTGGTCACCCCGGTGCGGGTCGGCGGCGGGGTGCTGGAGGGCGCCGACAGCGAGCGGTACCCGCTGCACCGGATCACCTCGGCCGCGCTGGTGGAGGATTGA
- a CDS encoding DUF742 domain-containing protein: MEMPRRAEQRSLVRPYTRTGGRTRPDRDLEIEALVSTSEQGRRHEGATSVAHRGICDLCTETRSVAEVAAHLALPLGVVKVLIGDLADAGLVLIHQPGLFVGDRSSQEFLERVLAGLRAL, translated from the coding sequence ATGGAGATGCCGAGACGCGCCGAGCAGCGCTCGCTGGTACGGCCCTACACCCGCACCGGCGGGCGTACCCGGCCGGACCGCGATCTCGAGATCGAGGCGCTGGTGTCCACCAGTGAGCAGGGCAGGCGGCACGAGGGCGCGACCTCGGTGGCGCATCGCGGCATCTGCGACCTGTGCACCGAGACGCGCTCGGTGGCCGAGGTCGCGGCCCACCTCGCGCTGCCGCTCGGCGTCGTGAAGGTGCTGATCGGCGACCTCGCCGACGCCGGGCTCGTGCTCATCCACCAGCCGGGGCTTTTCGTCGGCGACCGCTCCTCCCAGGAGTTCCTCGAGCGTGTGCTCGCCGGCCTGCGCGCCCTCTAA
- a CDS encoding roadblock/LC7 domain-containing protein: protein MAGSAQQAGNFGWLITDFVRRVPGAAHAVVVSADGLLLANSEGLPQERAEQLSAVASGLISLTQGAARCFEAGNVNQTVVEMERGYLFLMSISDGSCLAVLAAPTCDIGTVAYEMTMLVDRVGQQMTPELREQLQGGVRG, encoded by the coding sequence GTGGCAGGTTCGGCCCAGCAGGCGGGCAACTTCGGCTGGCTGATCACCGACTTCGTACGCAGGGTACCCGGCGCGGCGCACGCCGTCGTGGTGTCCGCGGACGGCCTGCTGCTGGCGAACTCCGAGGGCCTGCCACAGGAGCGTGCCGAGCAGCTCTCCGCCGTCGCCTCCGGGCTGATCAGTCTCACCCAGGGCGCGGCCCGCTGTTTCGAGGCGGGCAACGTGAACCAGACCGTGGTGGAGATGGAGCGGGGCTACCTGTTCCTGATGTCCATCAGTGACGGTTCCTGCCTGGCCGTGCTGGCCGCCCCGACCTGCGACATCGGCACCGTCGCCTACGAGATGACCATGCTGGTGGACCGGGTGGGCCAGCAGATGACGCCGGAGCTGCGCGAGCAGCTCCAGGGCGGCGTGCGCGGGTAG
- a CDS encoding GTP-binding protein — MGFGEFDSDANTSAAAGPTSSAKIVVAGGFGVGKTTLVGAVSEIDPLTTEASMTEASVSVDDVSATPNKVTTTVAMDFGRISLDSDLVLYVFGTPGQHRFWFMWDDLALGAIGAVVLVDTRRLSDAFASIDFFENRKLPYIVAINCFDRLLHHQIEDVRHALTIAPSVPIMACDARDRESTKQVLISVVQHAIAHDTALSAG; from the coding sequence GTGGGCTTCGGAGAGTTTGACTCCGACGCGAACACGTCGGCAGCGGCAGGACCCACCTCATCGGCCAAGATCGTGGTTGCCGGCGGGTTCGGGGTTGGCAAGACCACGTTGGTCGGAGCGGTCTCCGAGATCGACCCGCTGACCACCGAGGCTTCGATGACCGAGGCGAGCGTGTCGGTCGACGACGTCTCGGCGACGCCGAACAAGGTCACCACCACGGTGGCGATGGACTTCGGCCGGATCTCGCTGGACTCCGACCTGGTGCTCTACGTGTTCGGGACGCCGGGGCAGCACCGGTTCTGGTTCATGTGGGACGACCTCGCGCTCGGCGCCATCGGGGCGGTCGTGCTGGTGGACACGCGGCGGCTGTCCGACGCGTTCGCCTCGATCGACTTCTTCGAGAACCGCAAGCTGCCCTACATCGTCGCGATCAACTGCTTCGACCGGTTGCTGCACCACCAGATCGAGGACGTGCGGCACGCGCTGACCATCGCGCCCTCGGTGCCGATCATGGCCTGCGACGCGCGGGACCGGGAGTCGACCAAGCAGGTGCTCATCTCGGTCGTGCAGCACGCCATCGCGCACGACACCGCACTCAGCGCCGGTTGA
- a CDS encoding DUF742 domain-containing protein: MDSGRFRGNRQLGGGHSVARWPDESDNDMAGEDWDDWRDRSWRARGYDQDQAYGSVSGSEDWLYHAESGTAGDPASFDVGDYRDRLLSGPGAELYGVSRGRDGELEGRFDEPREGFVAFGERSLDPEPPEQSIPGFPRQASQEPEPSSGLVRPYFRTRGRTRPTYDLAIEALVQTSERGRFTGSVRVPEHRSICDLCLDTRSVAEVAALLRLPLGVVRVLVGDVAGLGLVLVHTASAASGDRPSIEFMERVLSGLRRV, from the coding sequence GTGGATTCAGGGCGTTTCCGCGGTAATCGACAGCTCGGTGGTGGCCATTCCGTGGCACGGTGGCCGGACGAATCGGACAACGACATGGCTGGGGAAGACTGGGACGACTGGCGGGACCGGTCGTGGCGGGCGCGTGGCTACGACCAGGACCAGGCCTACGGCTCGGTAAGCGGCAGCGAGGACTGGTTGTACCACGCCGAATCGGGCACGGCAGGCGACCCGGCGAGCTTCGACGTTGGTGACTACCGGGATCGGCTGCTCAGCGGTCCCGGTGCCGAGTTGTACGGCGTCTCCCGTGGCAGGGACGGCGAGCTCGAGGGTCGCTTCGACGAGCCGCGCGAGGGGTTCGTCGCCTTCGGCGAGCGCTCCCTCGACCCGGAGCCACCGGAGCAGTCCATCCCCGGCTTTCCACGCCAGGCCAGCCAGGAACCCGAGCCCAGCTCGGGACTGGTCCGACCGTACTTTCGCACACGCGGCCGCACGCGGCCGACATACGACCTCGCCATCGAGGCACTGGTGCAGACGAGCGAGCGGGGCCGGTTCACCGGGAGCGTTCGTGTCCCGGAACACCGGTCGATCTGTGACCTGTGCCTGGATACGCGCTCGGTCGCCGAGGTCGCCGCGCTGCTGCGGCTTCCGCTCGGTGTCGTGCGCGTGCTGGTTGGTGATGTGGCCGGCCTCGGGCTGGTGCTCGTGCATACCGCGAGCGCCGCCTCCGGTGACCGGCCGAGTATCGAGTTCATGGAAAGGGTGCTCAGTGGGCTTCGGAGAGTTTGA
- a CDS encoding roadblock/LC7 domain-containing protein — MQRAGAAQPGGPKQQGKPAQQGSFAWLITDFVHRVPGAAHAVVVSADGLLLAASRGLPKDRADQLAAVASGLTSLARGAAQVFEGGSVAQTVVEMANGFLFLMSVSDGSCLAVLGSPDSDIGLVVYEMTLLVDRVGQQMTPELRAQLQGSVRR; from the coding sequence GTGCAACGGGCGGGTGCAGCGCAGCCGGGTGGGCCGAAACAGCAGGGCAAGCCGGCACAGCAGGGCAGTTTTGCTTGGCTCATCACGGATTTCGTTCATCGTGTTCCTGGCGCGGCGCATGCCGTCGTGGTCTCCGCGGACGGATTGCTGCTGGCGGCCTCCCGCGGTTTGCCCAAGGACCGGGCCGATCAGCTCGCCGCGGTGGCTTCCGGCCTGACCAGCCTGGCCAGGGGTGCCGCGCAGGTGTTCGAGGGTGGCTCGGTGGCGCAGACCGTGGTCGAGATGGCCAACGGGTTCCTGTTCCTGATGTCGGTTTCGGACGGGTCCTGCCTCGCGGTGCTCGGCTCGCCGGACAGCGATATCGGTCTCGTCGTCTACGAGATGACCCTGCTGGTCGACCGGGTCGGCCAGCAGATGACGCCCGAACTGCGGGCGCAGTTGCAGGGTTCGGTGCGGCGATGA